In Helicobacter mastomyrinus, a single genomic region encodes these proteins:
- a CDS encoding NADH-quinone oxidoreductase subunit C produces MIRQNPPKANAQKSAYYTHRFDVAPTSPKLPLEGFEAECKAIQTPIAKSYMQNNLATLWVESAHLFALIKELHALGYATLTEMSAIDRLQDCNEFELFYLLLKLEDTHSKRLKIKTKIKKGQHIASLTPLFKSANWSERECYDMFGIIFDEHPCLQRLLMPKDWVGHPLLKSYPLQGDEYAAWYEVDRIFGKEYRAIIGAEQRDSARIDFNDDKNFAPTTPTPIYQEENTPAFVKSFKKHTKLKARR; encoded by the coding sequence ATGATAAGACAGAATCCCCCTAAGGCTAATGCTCAAAAAAGCGCATACTACACGCATCGCTTTGATGTCGCGCCCACTTCACCAAAGCTCCCGCTTGAAGGCTTTGAAGCGGAATGCAAAGCTATCCAAACACCCATTGCAAAAAGCTATATGCAAAATAACCTTGCAACATTGTGGGTAGAATCTGCTCATCTTTTCGCACTCATTAAGGAGCTTCACGCACTAGGCTATGCTACACTGACTGAAATGAGCGCGATTGATAGATTGCAAGATTGCAATGAATTTGAATTGTTTTATCTTTTATTGAAGCTTGAGGATACTCACTCAAAGCGATTAAAGATTAAAACTAAAATCAAAAAAGGACAGCATATCGCCTCCCTCACGCCACTTTTTAAAAGCGCAAATTGGAGTGAGCGTGAATGCTATGATATGTTTGGCATTATTTTTGATGAACACCCTTGTTTGCAGCGATTGCTTATGCCCAAGGATTGGGTAGGACACCCATTGCTTAAATCCTATCCTTTGCAAGGTGATGAATATGCCGCGTGGTATGAAGTAGATAGAATCTTTGGCAAGGAGTACCGTGCCATTATCGGCGCAGAGCAACGCGATAGCGCAAGGATTGACTTTAATGATGATAAAAACTTCGCACCCACTACTCCTACGCCTATCTATCAAGAGGAAAATACTCCTGCTTTTGTCAAATCCTTTAAAAAGCATACAAAACTAAAGGCGCGGCGATGA
- a CDS encoding NAD(P)H-quinone oxidoreductase subunit 3, which yields MTHSAFEHPYFGVFVLFVLTCVAFTLTLRLQRILSRKLAKKDREKLKLSTYECGPTPNKQPNKISTHFFILALLFILFDIEVIFMLPWAINFKYFAHIGLGSFVFIEMLSFIGLLVIGFIYAWKKGVLSWQDIK from the coding sequence ATGACTCATTCTGCATTTGAACACCCCTATTTTGGTGTGTTTGTATTATTTGTCCTCACTTGCGTTGCTTTTACCCTCACGCTTCGATTGCAGCGCATTCTTTCACGTAAGCTTGCTAAAAAAGATAGAGAAAAGCTCAAACTCTCTACCTATGAATGCGGTCCCACGCCTAACAAACAGCCAAACAAAATCTCCACGCATTTTTTTATCCTCGCTCTACTTTTTATTCTTTTTGATATTGAAGTGATTTTTATGCTACCTTGGGCGATTAATTTTAAATATTTTGCACATATCGGGCTTGGCAGCTTTGTGTTTATAGAAATGCTAAGTTTCATTGGATTACTCGTTATAGGCTTTATCTATGCGTGGAAAAAAGGAGTTCTATCGTGGCAAGACATCAAATAA
- a CDS encoding YebC/PmpR family DNA-binding transcriptional regulator, protein MGRAFEYRRAAKEKRWDKMSKVFPKLAKAITVAAKEGGGDPAMNAKLRTAIANAKAQNMPKDNIDAAIKRASGKDGTFSEITYEGKAAYSVLIFIECTTDNPTRTIANIKSYFNKTPNASILTNGSIDFMFARKSVFVFRTDKDVAEIELALIDYGLEELESAEDEQGAYYTAYGDYKDFGTLNEGFESLQIPILKAILQRIPTSPITLDEAQMQEIEKLLDKIEEDDDVQAVYTNIS, encoded by the coding sequence ATGGGACGAGCATTTGAATATCGCCGCGCAGCTAAAGAAAAACGATGGGACAAGATGAGCAAAGTCTTTCCCAAACTTGCAAAAGCCATTACTGTCGCCGCTAAGGAAGGTGGGGGAGACCCTGCGATGAATGCTAAGCTCCGCACGGCTATTGCCAATGCTAAGGCACAAAATATGCCAAAAGACAATATCGATGCGGCTATCAAACGCGCAAGTGGCAAAGATGGCACCTTTAGCGAAATCACTTATGAGGGCAAGGCAGCCTATAGTGTACTTATATTTATCGAATGCACGACAGACAATCCCACACGCACTATTGCTAATATCAAAAGCTATTTTAACAAAACGCCCAATGCAAGTATCCTTACCAATGGCTCTATCGACTTTATGTTTGCGCGAAAAAGTGTGTTTGTATTTCGCACAGATAAAGATGTAGCAGAGATAGAATTAGCCCTTATTGATTATGGTTTAGAGGAACTAGAAAGCGCAGAAGATGAGCAAGGTGCGTATTATACCGCCTATGGAGATTATAAAGATTTTGGCACACTCAATGAAGGCTTTGAATCCTTGCAGATTCCAATCCTTAAAGCCATCCTGCAGAGAATTCCAACCTCACCCATTACCCTTGATGAAGCCCAAATGCAAGAAATTGAAAAACTACTTGATAAAATCGAGGAAGATGACGATGTTCAGGCGGTTTATACAAATATCAGTTAG
- a CDS encoding peptidylprolyl isomerase: MKLQLNKQICVGFFLICATSVYAKTYATVDGKAITDKDIKILEQNIPNFNYSKLSEQEKEMFINELVNRQLMIKAAKQEKLDTSKEYIDVVNNIKDNLLIDLWTKQQADSIQVPNMNDAQIRKIYQENEGLFINQEGKARHILVKTEAEAKNIIKELDKASKGKVEAKFIELANQKSIDPASQQQKNGGDLGVFQRSMMHPDFSKAAFDLKPGTYSKEPVHTPFGYHIIYLERKSEPKIVPYDEAKKSIENEIRAQNVREGMMQKIQALRQKAKIEITK; encoded by the coding sequence ATGAAACTACAGCTCAATAAGCAAATCTGTGTGGGATTTTTTTTAATATGCGCAACATCTGTATATGCAAAAACTTATGCAACTGTCGATGGCAAAGCAATTACGGATAAAGATATAAAGATTCTTGAACAGAATATCCCAAACTTTAACTACAGCAAACTCTCTGAACAGGAAAAAGAGATGTTTATTAATGAGCTTGTAAATAGGCAGCTTATGATTAAAGCCGCAAAACAAGAAAAGCTTGACACCTCAAAGGAATATATTGATGTCGTCAATAACATAAAAGATAATCTGCTTATTGACTTATGGACAAAACAACAAGCCGATAGCATTCAGGTGCCAAATATGAATGATGCGCAGATTCGCAAAATTTATCAAGAAAATGAAGGGCTTTTCATCAATCAGGAAGGTAAGGCAAGGCATATTCTTGTAAAAACTGAAGCAGAAGCGAAGAATATCATTAAAGAGCTTGATAAGGCATCAAAAGGCAAAGTAGAAGCGAAGTTTATCGAACTTGCCAATCAAAAATCTATCGATCCTGCTTCACAGCAGCAAAAAAATGGTGGTGATTTGGGTGTATTTCAACGCTCTATGATGCACCCTGATTTTTCAAAGGCTGCCTTTGACTTGAAACCCGGCACATATAGTAAAGAACCTGTGCATACTCCTTTTGGCTATCACATAATCTACTTAGAGCGTAAAAGTGAGCCAAAAATTGTTCCGTATGATGAGGCAAAAAAAAGTATAGAAAACGAAATCAGGGCGCAAAACGTAAGAGAGGGTATGATGCAAAAAATTCAGGCATTGCGACAAAAAGCTAAAATTGAAATCACAAAATAA
- a CDS encoding adenylate kinase produces MKKLFLIIGAPGSGKTTDAQLIAQHNTDSIVHYSTGDLLREEVASGSEQGKIIDSFISKGNLVPLDIVVSTIVNALANAPKDVIIIDGYPRSVEQMQALDEKLKSQNQVELISVIEVQVSEAVARDRVLGRARGADDNAEVFNNRMQVYLSPLTEIQAFYTQSKVLHKINGERSIEEIVSEMETFVKSKI; encoded by the coding sequence ATGAAAAAATTGTTTTTAATTATCGGCGCACCCGGCTCTGGTAAGACAACAGATGCACAACTTATCGCACAACACAATACAGATTCTATCGTGCATTACTCTACCGGAGACCTACTCCGTGAAGAAGTGGCAAGTGGAAGTGAGCAGGGAAAGATCATTGATAGTTTTATCAGCAAGGGGAATCTTGTGCCGCTTGATATTGTGGTAAGCACCATCGTCAATGCCCTAGCCAATGCGCCTAAAGATGTAATCATTATTGATGGCTATCCTCGCAGCGTGGAGCAAATGCAAGCCTTAGATGAAAAGCTAAAATCTCAAAATCAAGTAGAACTTATAAGTGTTATTGAAGTGCAAGTAAGCGAAGCAGTCGCACGAGACAGGGTATTGGGGCGTGCAAGAGGAGCTGATGATAATGCAGAGGTATTCAATAATCGTATGCAAGTCTATCTCTCACCATTAACAGAAATACAAGCATTCTACACACAATCAAAAGTGCTGCATAAGATTAATGGGGAACGTAGTATCGAAGAAATTGTGAGCGAAATGGAAACATTTGTGAAAAGTAAAATCTAA
- a CDS encoding NuoB/complex I 20 kDa subunit family protein, translating to MARHQINYAQSGGLPIALSSVDKLLNWGRSNSLWGLTYGLACCAIEMMATGGSRFDLDRFGTIFRASPRQADLMIVSGTVTKKHAEFVRRLYDQMPEPKWVISMGSCANTGGMFNTYSTVQGVDRIIPVDIYLPGCAPRPETLQYAIMVLQQKIRRQKALPQNLQKRLV from the coding sequence GTGGCAAGACATCAAATAAATTACGCACAAAGTGGCGGTTTGCCTATCGCCCTTAGCAGTGTGGATAAACTACTCAATTGGGGGCGAAGTAATTCATTATGGGGGTTAACTTATGGTTTAGCCTGTTGTGCGATTGAGATGATGGCTACAGGTGGTAGTCGCTTTGACCTTGATAGGTTTGGGACAATCTTCCGTGCTTCTCCTAGACAAGCAGATTTAATGATTGTATCAGGCACAGTTACTAAAAAACACGCCGAGTTTGTCCGCAGACTTTATGACCAAATGCCAGAACCCAAATGGGTGATTTCTATGGGTAGTTGTGCCAATACCGGCGGTATGTTTAATACCTACTCCACTGTGCAAGGCGTGGATAGAATCATACCTGTGGATATCTACTTGCCCGGCTGTGCGCCTCGCCCTGAAACCTTGCAATACGCCATTATGGTGCTGCAACAAAAGATTCGCAGACAAAAGGCTCTGCCACAGAATCTACAAAAGCGACTTGTGTAA
- a CDS encoding hemolysin family protein: MDPYSSVLMLILALFLVFLNAFFVLSEFAIVKIRKSKLEELANNDVKNASLALKMTNSLDTYLSATQLGITFASLALGWVSENAFANLIALPFHYLLESSPFLVHSIASVIAFILVTLLHVVLGELVPKSIAIAKTESVVLFVARPLYTFWIIFSPFVKLFDLLAAFFLKLIHITPAHENERAHSDEELKIIVGESLKGGYLDSIEGEIIKNAVDFSDTLAKEIMTPRKDMICLNAQDNYEKNIEIVLQTNHTRYPYYQDSKDNILGMIHIRDLFENTFKGGEHNLSKLVRNMIIVPETAHISQILNTMNRQQVHTALVVDEYGGTSGLLTMEDIIEEIIGDISDEHDLKIEDMRQIDAHTYEFDGKLELESIEERFSIAFSNTNDHITIGGYVFGLLGRLPVVKDKINDEHFTFEVLEMDGARIKKLKVTLLEVA; encoded by the coding sequence TTGGACCCGTATTCGTCGGTTTTAATGCTTATCCTAGCATTGTTTTTAGTCTTTCTTAATGCTTTTTTTGTGCTATCAGAGTTTGCAATTGTTAAAATTCGAAAATCCAAGCTAGAGGAACTTGCCAATAATGATGTAAAAAATGCCTCTCTCGCCTTAAAGATGACTAATTCACTCGATACCTATCTCAGTGCTACACAGCTTGGTATCACCTTTGCTTCTTTGGCGCTTGGGTGGGTGAGTGAAAATGCCTTTGCTAATCTCATCGCCCTGCCCTTTCATTATCTCTTAGAATCTTCACCCTTTCTCGTGCATTCCATCGCTTCAGTGATTGCCTTTATATTGGTAACACTCCTGCACGTCGTGCTAGGTGAGCTTGTACCAAAATCTATTGCCATTGCTAAAACTGAATCTGTGGTGCTTTTTGTCGCACGACCTCTCTATACTTTTTGGATTATCTTTTCTCCTTTTGTTAAGCTTTTTGATTTGCTCGCGGCATTTTTCTTAAAGCTTATCCATATCACCCCTGCACACGAAAATGAAAGGGCACATTCAGATGAAGAGCTAAAAATCATCGTAGGAGAAAGCCTTAAGGGTGGATATTTAGATTCTATCGAAGGAGAGATTATCAAAAATGCAGTAGATTTCTCCGATACCCTTGCTAAAGAGATTATGACCCCACGCAAAGATATGATATGCCTCAATGCCCAAGATAACTATGAAAAAAATATTGAAATCGTCCTGCAGACTAATCACACACGTTATCCCTACTACCAAGATTCTAAGGATAATATCTTAGGTATGATACATATCCGCGATTTATTTGAAAACACTTTTAAAGGCGGGGAGCATAATCTCTCAAAGCTTGTAAGAAATATGATTATCGTGCCAGAAACAGCCCATATCTCGCAGATTCTCAACACTATGAATCGTCAGCAAGTCCATACTGCACTCGTTGTCGACGAATATGGCGGCACTTCAGGGCTTCTAACGATGGAGGATATTATCGAGGAGATAATCGGCGATATTAGCGATGAACACGATTTAAAAATCGAGGATATGAGGCAAATTGACGCACATACATATGAGTTTGATGGCAAACTTGAGCTAGAGAGTATTGAGGAGAGATTTAGCATTGCTTTTAGCAATACAAATGACCATATTACCATAGGCGGCTATGTATTTGGCTTACTAGGGCGACTTCCTGTGGTAAAGGACAAAATCAACGATGAGCATTTTACTTTTGAAGTGCTTGAAATGGACGGAGCGAGGATTAAAAAGCTAAAAGTTACTTTGCTAGAAGTGGCATAA
- a CDS encoding aspartate-semialdehyde dehydrogenase: MKKYIVAVVGASGAVGEEIFRVLEECKFPVARIVPLASKRSVSKEIEFDSQTYKIQETTHEIFAKENVEIAFFSAGGKVSAEFAPSAVRAGAVVIDNTSHFRMDSDVPLVVPEVNAEDIKEWRKKGIIANPNCSTIQMVQILAPLHKVFGIKRVDVSTYQAASGAGKRGMEELVMQMQAFFAFKLDEAAAEVFPHRLAFNVIPHIDVFMPNDYTKEEMKMINETHKIMHVSFPVSATCVRVPVLRSHSESVTIVFEKKVDVKKIRELLVQSSNVVLCDDPERKLYPMPSFASETDQTYVGRIRADNFDKHIVHLWCVADQIRVGAATNAVRIAQKWIEMQENK, translated from the coding sequence TTGAAAAAATATATAGTCGCTGTGGTAGGTGCAAGTGGGGCTGTTGGCGAGGAGATTTTTAGAGTTTTGGAGGAATGTAAGTTCCCTGTGGCGAGGATTGTGCCATTAGCAAGTAAGCGTAGTGTGAGTAAGGAGATAGAGTTTGATTCACAAACGTATAAAATACAAGAGACAACACACGAAATTTTTGCTAAAGAAAATGTAGAGATAGCCTTTTTTTCAGCAGGAGGCAAGGTAAGCGCAGAGTTTGCACCAAGTGCAGTAAGAGCTGGAGCGGTAGTGATAGATAATACAAGCCATTTCCGTATGGATAGTGATGTGCCACTTGTCGTGCCTGAAGTGAATGCGGAGGATATTAAGGAATGGCGCAAAAAGGGGATTATTGCTAATCCTAATTGCTCTACGATTCAAATGGTGCAAATCCTTGCACCCTTGCATAAGGTATTTGGCATAAAACGTGTAGATGTAAGCACCTATCAAGCAGCAAGTGGAGCGGGCAAACGCGGTATGGAGGAGCTTGTAATGCAAATGCAGGCATTTTTTGCCTTTAAGCTTGATGAGGCGGCGGCTGAAGTATTTCCCCATCGTTTGGCTTTTAATGTGATTCCACATATTGATGTATTTATGCCAAATGACTACACCAAAGAGGAAATGAAAATGATTAATGAAACACATAAGATTATGCACGTCTCTTTCCCTGTGAGTGCTACTTGTGTGCGTGTGCCGGTTTTACGCAGTCATAGTGAATCTGTTACGATTGTATTTGAAAAGAAAGTTGATGTAAAAAAAATTCGCGAGCTTCTCGTGCAGTCCTCTAATGTAGTGCTTTGTGATGATCCAGAGCGCAAACTCTATCCTATGCCAAGCTTTGCAAGTGAGACAGACCAAACATACGTAGGGCGCATACGTGCAGATAATTTTGATAAACATATTGTGCATTTATGGTGTGTAGCAGACCAGATTCGCGTAGGAGCGGCAACAAATGCAGTGAGAATCGCTCAAAAGTGGATTGAAATGCAAGAGAATAAATAA
- the hemE gene encoding uroporphyrinogen decarboxylase, which translates to MIFIDACFRKPTPYTPIWLMRQAGRYLSEYRQTRTKAGSFLDLCKNVELATEVTLQPIEILDVDAAILFSDILVVPMEMGLPLEFLAGEGPHFQRTVSTMEDINALSERAYTRLNYVYDAVSAIRAKLPKDKALIGFCGSPWTLATYMIEGQGSKTYTKSKAMLYKEPQILRALLERLSEELKYYLERQILAGANAVQIFDSWAAALECEAYMEFSWKYMKDIASYLKAKYPHIPVMLFPKGIAGYLDKIDGVFDVFGVDWSTPMNLAQAKLGGKYVLQGNLEPSRLYDIESMERSVDEILSIMGKKPGHIFNLGHGMLPDLPRENTIALVKMVRDKSRR; encoded by the coding sequence ATGATTTTTATCGATGCGTGTTTTAGGAAGCCCACACCCTATACGCCTATATGGCTTATGCGACAGGCTGGACGCTATTTGAGTGAATATAGGCAAACTCGCACAAAGGCAGGGAGCTTTTTAGATTTATGTAAAAATGTGGAGCTTGCTACAGAGGTAACGCTTCAGCCCATAGAGATTTTAGATGTTGATGCGGCGATTTTATTTAGTGATATTTTAGTAGTGCCGATGGAGATGGGGCTGCCACTGGAGTTTTTAGCCGGTGAGGGACCACATTTTCAAAGAACAGTCAGCACGATGGAGGATATAAATGCTTTAAGTGAGAGGGCATATACACGTCTTAATTATGTCTATGATGCGGTAAGTGCTATCCGCGCCAAGCTCCCTAAAGATAAGGCACTCATAGGATTTTGTGGTTCTCCTTGGACGTTGGCTACCTATATGATTGAAGGGCAGGGGAGTAAAACATATACAAAGAGCAAGGCTATGTTATATAAAGAGCCACAGATTCTAAGAGCATTGCTTGAGAGATTAAGCGAGGAGTTGAAATACTATTTGGAGAGGCAGATTCTCGCTGGGGCAAATGCAGTGCAAATCTTTGATAGCTGGGCAGCTGCGTTAGAATGTGAGGCGTATATGGAATTTAGTTGGAAATATATGAAAGATATCGCCTCATATCTTAAGGCGAAATATCCGCATATCCCTGTTATGCTTTTCCCTAAGGGGATTGCGGGGTATTTAGATAAAATCGATGGGGTATTTGATGTTTTTGGTGTGGATTGGAGCACACCTATGAATCTTGCTCAAGCAAAGTTAGGAGGAAAATATGTTTTGCAGGGGAATTTAGAGCCATCAAGATTGTATGATATAGAATCTATGGAGAGAAGTGTAGATGAGATTCTCTCCATAATGGGCAAAAAGCCCGGACATATCTTTAATTTAGGGCACGGAATGCTCCCTGATTTACCACGTGAAAATACTATCGCGCTTGTAAAAATGGTGAGGGATAAAAGTAGGCGATAA
- a CDS encoding META domain-containing protein gives MKYVFKITICAMTALIVMSGCFVDLVRQENKEALLESSKQWYVYKILYQNGREFTPIWEQAKSSMSFDVDENRIFGVSVCNNYFATFALSGKKLKVSNSGSSRRICFPHESAEYEYYFLKALEGDFIVRKKGNQMQLEGKEATYYLKLIED, from the coding sequence ATGAAGTATGTTTTTAAGATTACAATATGCGCTATGACGGCTTTGATAGTAATGAGTGGGTGCTTTGTGGATTTAGTGCGACAAGAGAATAAAGAAGCGCTGTTAGAGTCAAGTAAGCAATGGTATGTATACAAGATTCTTTATCAAAATGGGCGTGAATTTACACCTATATGGGAGCAAGCCAAGTCGAGTATGAGCTTTGATGTAGATGAAAATCGTATCTTTGGCGTGAGTGTATGCAATAATTATTTTGCAACTTTTGCCTTGAGTGGCAAAAAACTAAAAGTGAGCAATAGTGGCTCATCACGTCGTATATGCTTCCCCCACGAGAGCGCGGAATATGAATATTATTTTCTAAAAGCCTTGGAGGGAGATTTTATTGTGCGTAAAAAAGGTAATCAAATGCAGTTAGAAGGCAAAGAGGCAACATATTATCTCAAATTAATTGAAGATTAA
- a CDS encoding class II fructose-bisphosphate aldolase produces MLVSGSEILLKAHKEGYGVGAFNFVNFEMLNSIFVAADIAKSPIIVQASEGAIKYMGIDMAVGMLKILSNRYPHIPVALNLDHGTSFESCKKAVDAGFTSVMIDASHHPFEENLALTKEVVEYAHSKGVSVEAELGRLMGIEDNISVSEKDAVLINPDEAEEFVKATKVDYLAPAIGTSHGAFKFKGEPKLDFERLQEVKRRTNIPLVLHGASAIPEYVREAFLATGGDLKGSRGVPFEFLQEAIKGGINKVNIDTDLRIAFIAEVRRVANADNTQFDLRKFFTPAMESVIKVMVERMGILGSAQKI; encoded by the coding sequence ATGTTAGTTTCCGGGAGCGAGATATTGCTCAAAGCACATAAAGAGGGCTATGGTGTAGGAGCATTTAACTTTGTTAATTTTGAGATGCTAAATAGCATTTTTGTGGCAGCAGATATAGCCAAATCCCCTATTATTGTGCAGGCAAGTGAAGGGGCGATTAAATATATGGGGATTGATATGGCAGTGGGAATGCTAAAGATTCTCTCTAATCGCTATCCGCATATCCCTGTGGCGCTTAATCTCGACCACGGCACGAGCTTTGAATCTTGCAAGAAGGCTGTTGATGCGGGGTTTACCTCTGTGATGATTGATGCCTCTCATCACCCTTTTGAAGAAAATCTCGCCCTTACAAAAGAGGTTGTAGAATACGCACATTCTAAGGGCGTGAGTGTAGAGGCGGAGTTAGGGCGACTTATGGGGATTGAAGATAATATCTCTGTGAGTGAAAAAGATGCGGTGCTGATTAATCCTGATGAGGCAGAGGAGTTTGTGAAAGCTACGAAAGTTGATTATCTCGCTCCTGCTATTGGCACAAGCCACGGGGCATTTAAGTTTAAAGGTGAGCCAAAGCTTGATTTTGAACGATTACAAGAAGTAAAAAGACGCACAAATATCCCACTTGTTTTACACGGAGCGAGCGCTATTCCCGAATATGTGAGAGAGGCATTTTTAGCTACAGGTGGGGATTTAAAGGGGAGTAGGGGAGTGCCTTTTGAGTTCTTGCAGGAAGCCATTAAGGGCGGGATTAATAAAGTTAATATCGATACAGATTTGCGCATTGCCTTTATAGCAGAAGTGCGGAGAGTGGCAAATGCGGACAATACGCAATTTGATTTGCGCAAGTTTTTTACTCCAGCTATGGAATCTGTAATTAAAGTAATGGTTGAACGTATGGGAATCTTAGGAAGCGCACAAAAGATATAG
- a CDS encoding histidinol-phosphatase has product MHIDLHNHTALCRHATGTMEEYIIQAIAQNIDIFGFSCHAPMAFDEAYRMNLAELPQYLREITRLQEKFKDKITILSALEVDYILHREDLIESSLLSQPFDYLIGSVHFLESWGFDNPAFIGEYAKRDIEQCWSEYLCSIAQMAQTGFFQIVGHLDLLKLFGHTMPDSQIPYLNRALESIADNHLAIELNAAGWRKPIKECYPSAFILEKAFQKGIDITFGSDAHSVEHIGFRYNDLCALAKSVGYTHALYFSEKQPIKVVF; this is encoded by the coding sequence ATGCACATTGATTTACATAATCACACTGCCCTTTGTCGCCACGCTACAGGCACAATGGAGGAATATATCATTCAAGCCATCGCACAAAATATTGATATTTTTGGCTTCTCCTGCCACGCACCTATGGCATTTGATGAGGCATATCGTATGAATCTGGCAGAACTCCCCCAATATCTTAGAGAAATCACCCGTTTGCAGGAAAAATTTAAAGATAAAATTACCATTCTAAGCGCCTTAGAAGTCGACTATATCCTACATAGAGAGGATTTGATAGAATCTTCACTTTTATCACAGCCTTTTGATTATCTCATTGGCTCCGTGCATTTTTTAGAATCTTGGGGCTTTGATAATCCTGCGTTTATAGGCGAATACGCTAAACGCGACATCGAGCAATGCTGGAGTGAATATCTATGCTCCATCGCTCAAATGGCGCAAACAGGCTTTTTTCAAATCGTAGGACATTTAGATTTGCTCAAACTCTTTGGACATACTATGCCTGATTCTCAAATACCCTATCTCAATCGCGCCTTAGAATCTATCGCCGATAATCATTTGGCTATCGAGCTTAACGCTGCTGGGTGGCGCAAACCTATTAAAGAATGCTATCCTAGCGCATTTATCTTAGAAAAAGCCTTTCAAAAAGGTATCGATATTACCTTTGGTTCGGACGCCCATAGTGTAGAACACATTGGCTTTAGATATAATGATTTATGCGCTTTAGCAAAAAGTGTGGGCTACACCCACGCTCTTTATTTCTCGGAAAAACAGCCCATCAAGGTAGTTTTTTAG
- a CDS encoding YigZ family protein: protein MKMLLSQAQGSFESKGSKFLSFLTPFGEFDTLYKNLRQEHTKAAHFVRASRHLNEYQHIIESFDDDREPKGSSGIPSLNVLRGEELINVGVVVVRYFGGQLLGVGGLVRAYTAAVQNTIEMAQTQHLLQTFVMSESITLQIAYNQLSLCEYEAQKMGLKVYKDSFLANGVRLRIEGEKSALETLLAKRFMEDS, encoded by the coding sequence ATGAAAATGCTTCTTTCTCAAGCACAGGGTAGTTTTGAGAGTAAGGGTTCAAAGTTTTTAAGCTTTTTAACACCTTTTGGTGAATTTGACACTTTATATAAAAATTTGCGACAAGAACACACAAAGGCGGCGCATTTTGTTCGTGCGAGTCGGCATTTGAATGAATATCAGCATATTATAGAATCTTTTGATGATGATAGAGAGCCAAAGGGGAGTAGCGGTATACCAAGCTTGAATGTGTTACGTGGGGAGGAGCTTATTAATGTGGGGGTGGTGGTTGTGCGCTATTTTGGTGGGCAGCTTTTGGGCGTTGGTGGGCTAGTGAGAGCATATACGGCAGCTGTGCAAAATACCATAGAAATGGCTCAAACACAGCATTTATTGCAAACATTTGTAATGAGTGAAAGTATAACATTACAAATTGCCTATAATCAACTTTCCTTGTGTGAGTATGAGGCACAAAAAATGGGTTTGAAGGTTTATAAAGATTCGTTTTTAGCAAATGGGGTGAGGCTTAGAATAGAGGGTGAAAAAAGTGCTTTGGAGACACTTTTAGCTAAGAGATTTATGGAAGATTCTTAA